From a region of the Daphnia magna isolate NIES linkage group LG1, ASM2063170v1.1, whole genome shotgun sequence genome:
- the LOC123469440 gene encoding uncharacterized protein LOC123469440: protein MKSRGSTTMPALMALLFAVLQVSVGQNALGQEPWQQERPVNLPQIQNLEVMCAKDHMEVQLSFDKPFTGLVFSKGQFGQDNCVYVHPKSSRTNFRFSIIYNGCGTKPDAKGKFYENTVVVQYDEELIEVWDEAKRLRCEWYNDYEKTATKPPMVIADLEVVELNFRGDNVDCWMEIQNGKGPWASPISGIVPLGSTLTMVVAINDLAGEFDMRVKSCEASDGVNRPIQLSDEHGCVLRPKMVSKFLKLRSNDGRSTVMSYAFFHAFKFPDSLQVYIRCKVEICRHGCPEHCDKTISRAVDQQLAYTSETKASYSPAGSAPIAAFSPIPAQQKSAYELPPQPVPVRNSLPPVLPPQGQQYLAQRRTPLPATPVKEPEVEQPSSKRPFFGLLGRNKASSADRSTRPGLFQKKKDNFSPVASAQVAPPPQAQAQVVDVPIPIPGSRTQDEGLMVSLPSSISIDRPEAKENKKPEDNKYSERGPGKFPHGPRSLNFDKFDIAHIHDLSQYEVRERKEGVKSRSKRSYAIHERHVRSADVGVKVGYEVISAVDLAFSLNSNSTNNDGDMPSVTIFQGKIREEVVYGICLPAPGFSALFVLLAMCVVISVLVASFLCYHRQLQKADHDGPSHPHMSVVGSVVAPSMPFRDWSTVHFIRNPSKSVLETQS, encoded by the exons ATGAAAAGCCGGGGGTCGACAACCATGCCAGCTCTGATGGCTCTGCTCTTCGCCGTCCTTCAG GTGAGCGTGGGCCAGAATGCGCTCGGTCAGGAACCTTGGCAACAGGAACGCCCTGTGAACCTTCCGCAAATTCAGAATCTGGAAGTGATGTGCGCCAAGGATCACATGGAAGTGCAGTTGTCTTTCGACAAGCCCTTCACCGGCCTCGTCTTCTCCAAGGGCCAATTCGGCCAGGACAACTGCGTCTACGTCCACCCGAAATCGAGCCGCACCAATTTCCGTTTCTCCATCATCTACAACGGATGCGGAACGAAACCGGACGCCAAGGGCAAGTTCTACGAGAACACGGTCGTCGTCCAGTACGACGAAGAGCTCATCGAAGTGTGGGATGAAGCCAAACGTCTGCGTTGCGAATGGTACAACGATTACGAGAAGACGGCCACCAAACCACCGATGGTCATCGCCGATCTCGAAGTCGTCGAACTCAATTTCCGAg GTGACAACGTCGATTGTTGGATGGAGATTCAAAACGGGAAAGGACCGTGGGCGAGTCCAATCAGTGGCATCGTTCCACTCGGCTCCACACTGACCATGGTGGTCGCCATCAACGATCTAGCCG GTGAATTCGACATGCGCGTCAAATCGTGCGAAGCGTCAGATGGCGTTAACAGACCGATCCAGCTGTCGGACGAGCACGGCTGCGTCCTCCGCCCCAAAATGGTGTCCAAGTTCTTGAAATTGCGCAGCAACGACGGCCGTTCGACTGTCATGAGCTACGCTTTCTTCCACGCTTTCAAGTTCCCCGACTCGCTCCAGGTTTACATCCGCTGCAAAGTGGAAATCTGCCGTCACGGATGCCCGGAGCATTGCGACAAGACCATCAGCCGAGCGGTCGATCAGCAGCTGGCCTACACCAGCGAGACCAAGGCGTCGTACAGTCCGGCCGGATCAGCTCCGATTGCAGCCTTCTCCCCGATTCCGGCGCAACAGAAATCCGCCTACGAACTGCCTCCTCAACCAGTTCCCGTCCGCAATTCGTTGCCGCCAGTGCTGCCACCTCAGGGGCAACAGTATTTAGCTCAAAGGCGGACGCCCCTTCCGGCGACTCCAGTTAAAGAACCAGAAGTGGAACAGCCCAGCAGCAAGCGTCCGTTCTTTGGCCTCCTCGGACGCAATAAGGCGAGCAGTGCTGATCGTTCCACTCGTCCTGGACTCTTCCAGAAGAAGAAGGACAATTTCAGTCCAGTTGCCTCCGCACAGGTGGCTCCCCCACCTCAAGCGCAGGCTCAGGTAGTCGACGTGCCCATTCCGATCCCGGGCAGCCGGACACAGGACGAAGGGCTGATGGTCTCTCTTCCTTCTTCCATTTCCATCGACCGCCCTGAGGCTAAAGAGAACAAGAAACCCGAGGACAATAAATATTCAGAACGCGGACCGGGCAAATTCCCGCACGGACCGCGCAGTCTCAATTTCGATAAATTCGA CATCGCTCACATTCACGACCTGAGCCAATACGAAGTGAGGGAAAGGAAAGAGGGCGTCAAGAGCCGATCGAAGCGCTCGTACGCCATTCACGAACGCCACGTGCGCAGCGCCGATGTTGGCGTTAAGGTCGGCTACGAAGTCATCTCGGCCGTCGATTTGGCTTTCTCGTTGAACAGCAATTCCACCAATAACGACGGAGACATGCCCAGCGTCACCATTTTCCAGGGCAAGATCCGCGAGGAAGTCGTCTACGGAATTTGTTTGCCCGCTCCGGGCTTCTCGGCCCTGTTCGTCCTATTGGCCATGTGCGTCGTCATATCCGTGCTGGTCGCATCCTTCCTCTGCTACCACCGGCAATTGCAAAAAGCTGACCACGATGGCCCGTCTCATCCGCACATGAGCGTGGTCGGAAGCGTCGTCGCACCTTCTATGCCGTTCCGTGACTGGAGCACGGTCCACTTTATCCGCAATCCGAGTAAATCTGTTTTAGAGACCCAGTCTTAA